AGTATATTAAACGCAGCATTGAAGAGCTGGTCAGAGCCTCGGACAACACCTTCAAATGTGTTCTCGTGACGGGGGCGCGGCAGACGGGAAAGTCCACCATGCTCAAAGCCCTGTTTCCCGATAAAAAGTACGTTCCCATCGACGACCCCTTTATTGAAGAGCAGGCCAATGAAAATCCCAACATGTTCATGATGCTCAATCCGCCGCCGGCATTTTACGACGAAGTGCAACGGGCGCCCGGCCTGTTCCGCTTCATCAAGATCGCGTGCGACGCGAGCGACGGACGAGGCCTGTTCTGCCTGTCCGGCTCTCAACCGCTGGAACTGATGGAGAGCGCGTCGGAATCCCTTTCCGGCCGCGTCGGCATCATCGAGATGTCCGGACTGTCCTTGCGGGAGATCCAGGGCTGCGCCTTCAACGAGCCCTTCGTCCCCACGATGGAGTACGTGCGCAAGCGCAGCAGTTCCGCCCAAGCGCCGGAAAATATCTGGAAACTCATCCACC
This sequence is a window from Pyramidobacter sp. YE332. Protein-coding genes within it:
- a CDS encoding AAA family ATPase; this translates as MEYIKRSIEELVRASDNTFKCVLVTGARQTGKSTMLKALFPDKKYVPIDDPFIEEQANENPNMFMMLNPPPAFYDEVQRAPGLFRFIKIACDASDGRGLFCLSGSQPLELMESASESLSGRVGIIEMSGLSLREIQGCAFNEPFVPTMEYVRKRSSSAQAPENIWKLIHQGGYPALQAPDMDWSVFFSSYVKTYLERDVRKLSAVQDLNDFRRFMVAVAARTGQMLNCANIADEIGRDAATVKKWLSILEASGIIFLLEPYTPSVLKKPSERPKSISATPGWRHT